One window of the Pelobates fuscus isolate aPelFus1 chromosome 12, aPelFus1.pri, whole genome shotgun sequence genome contains the following:
- the LRRC4C gene encoding leucine-rich repeat-containing protein 4C, producing the protein MLNKMTLHPQQIMIGPRFNRALFDPLFIVLLALKLLVVAGLVRAQTCPSVCSCSNQFSKVICTRRNLREVPDGISTNTRQLNLHENQIQIIKVDSFKHLRHLEVLQLSRNHIRTIEIGAFNGLANLNTLELFDNRLTTIPNGAFEYLSKLKELWLRNNPIESIPSYAFNRIPSLRRLDLGEMKRLSYISEGAFEGLSNLKYLNLGMCNLREIPNLTPLVKLDELDLSGNHLSVLRPGSFQGLTHLQKLWIMHSQIQVIERNAFDDLQSLVELNLAHNNLTLLPHDLFTPLHNLQRIQLHHNPWNCNCDILWLSWWLKEIVTTGSTCCARCSTPLSLKGTHIAELDQNYFTCYAPVILEPPADLNVTEGMAAELKCRASTSLTYVSWITPNGSIMTHGAYKVRISVLNDGTLNFTNVTVRDTGLYTCIVSNSAGNTTASATLNVTASDNGYTYFSTVTVETMEPSQDEARTTEHNVGPTPVIEWETTNATTSLMPQSTRSTEKTFTIPITEANGGMPGIDEVMKTTKIIIGCFVAITLMAAVMLVIFYKMRKQHHRKNHHAPTRTVEIINVDDELTADTPIESHLPMPAIEHEHLNHYNSYKSPFNHTTTVNTINSIHGSVHEPLLIRASSKDNVQETQI; encoded by the coding sequence ATGTTGAACAAGATGACATTACACCCACAGCAGATAATGATAGGTCCTAGGTTCAACAGGGCCCTATTTGACCCCCTTTTTATTGTGCTTCTGGCTCTTAAACTTCTTGTGGTGGCTGGCTTAGTAAGAGCTCAGACCTGTCCTTCTGTATGTTCCTGTAGTAACCAATTCAGCAAGGTCATTTGCACAAGGAGGAACCTACGAGAGGTCCCAGATGGTATATCCACTAACACAAGACAGTTAAATCTCCATGAAAATCAGATCCAGATAATAAAAGTGGACAGCTTTAAACACTTACGGCACTTAGAAGTTTTACAGTTGAGTAGAAACCATATTAGGACGATTGAAATTGGGGCCTTCAATGGCTTGGCAAACTTGAATACATTGGAACTTTTTGACAATCGTCTGACTACCATCCCAAATGGAGCTTTTGAATACTTGTCAAAACTGAAGGAGCTTTGGCTGAGAAACAATCCTATTGAGAGTATCCCATCCTATGCTTTTAATCGGATCCCTTCACTTCGCAGACTGGATTTGGGAGAGATGAAACGCTTATCATATATTTCCGAAGGAGCATTTGAAGGCTTGTCAAATTTAAAGTATTTAAACCTTGGGATGTGCAACCTAAGAGAAATTCCCAACCTTACCCCTCTTGTAAAACTAGATGAGTTAGACCTTTCTGGAAATCACTTGTCTGTTCTCAGGCCAGGATCATTCCAAGGATTAACCCATCTGCAAAAACTGTGGATTATGCATTCCCAAATTCAGGTGATTGAAAGGAATGCCTTTGATGACCTTCAATCACTGGTGGAACTCAATCTGGCACATAATAATCTAACTTTGTTGCCTCATGACCTTTTCACACCTCTTCATAACTTGCAAAGGATTCAGTTGCACCATAATCCTTGGAACTGCAATTGTGACATTCTTTGGCTTAGCTGGTGGCTCAAAGAAATTGTCACCACTGGCAGCACATGTTGTGCTCGTTGTAGCACTCCACTCAGCTTGAAAGGAACTCATATTGCAGAATTGGATCAGAATTATTTTACATGTTATGCACCTGTGATTTTGGAGCCACCGGCTGATTTGAATGTCACAGAAGGAATGGCTGCTGAGCTCAAATGTCGAGCGTCAACATCATTGACTTACGTTAGCTGGATTACTCCAAATGGATCCATTATGACCCATGGGGCTTACAAAGTGCGTATTTCAGTGCTGAATGATGGCACATTGAACTTTACAAATGTAACAGTGCGTGATACGGGCTTGTACACATGTATAGTGAGCAATTCCGCTGGGAACACCACTGCCTCAGCAACACTGAATGTGACTGCCAGCGATAATGGTTATACATACTTTTCCACAGTCACTGTAGAGACTATGGAACCATCTCAGGATGAGGCAAGGACCACAGAACATAATGTGGGACCAACGCCGGTCATTGAATGGGAAACCACTAATGCAACCACTTCTCTCATGCCACAGAGCACAAGGTCTACAGAGAAAACCTTTACTATACCCATTACAGAAGCAAACGGTGGAATGCCAGGGATAGATGAGGTTATGAAGACTACCAAAATTATAATTGGCTGTTTTGTGGCCATCACTCTCATGGCAGCTGTAATGCTGGTCATTTTCTACAAAATGAGGAAGCAGCATCATCGGAAAAACCATCATGCTCCTACACGGACTGTTGAGATTATAAATGTGGATGATGAACTCACAGCTGACACTCCAATTGAGAGCCACTTGCCCATGCCCGCTATTGAACATGAGCATCTAAACCACTATAACTCTTACAAGTCCCCTTTTAATCACACAACAACAGTGAACACAATAAATTCAATACACGGCTCTGTGCATGAACCTTTATTGATTCGAGCAAGCTCTAAAGACAATGTGCAAGAAACGCAGATCTGA